From Spiroplasma endosymbiont of Amphimallon solstitiale:
ACCTGTTTGCTTATTAATTTCTACAAACTTCAAAACATCAAACTTTAATGTTTGACCTTTATTATTTTTATCAGGGATAATACGCCCTTTTTCAATATTTGCTAATTGAACTTTAAACATAAAAAAACTTAACCTCCGTAATTAATTAAATTAAAAATTTAATAAGTTAAGCATAGTAGGGTAAACCTATACTTATTAATAATATATCATAAAAATATAAAATTTCAACAAAAAATAAAAAATGAACACTAGTAAGAATTACGGTAATTACTAGTATTCATTAACCATTATATATATATATATATATATATACAAGTGTTTTTATTAAAAATATTAATTAATAACCACCACCACAAAATTTATTACAATTACTACAATTAATATATGTACAATCACATTCAAAACAACACAAAATCATAATAACTCCTTAATGTAAAACTCTTTTTTTAAAATCTATTTTTTCAACTTTATTACCAAAAACTTTATCTACCCAAGTCAAAACATCTTTATTTTTTTGAATTAAATAACCGATTTCACTAGTCCGTAAATAATGCTTATGCGATAAAGCACTTAAATATACATATTTTTCATAATCCTCATATTCTTTAAAATAATCATTAATAACAGTACTTTCAATAATACCACCAATCATAACAGTATCACCATTACTATCTCTTTGAGTCTTAAAATAAAATACATTTGTTGCATTAAAACTTGCCTTAATTATATCTTGAATTGTCATTTTTTTAATTCCACGAACTACAATAGGATTTTTGCAATTACGACTAAAAGCATAAGCCTTTACACCTACATCTGTTTGATTTAAAGACTTAACATCATCTAGTGATTTTGTAACATATTTACCTAAATATTTAATAACAAACTCATTTGTACCTTTTTTAACTACTTTTAAATCATTAAAACCATGACTTCAACATTCTGCTAACAAACTTTTATATACCTTTCTATTAAAAATTATATGAAAATGAATAGCACCACGAGATTGATATTCATAAACATAAAAATACTTTAATTCTCCTAACTTTTGAAAACGTTTAGAGTCATTTCATCATTTTTTTAACTTAAGAAAAAACATACGAATATCTTTTTTTGCTTTTTTAATATCTTGCACATTATCTTTATATGTTAAAGTAACAAAACTCAATATTTTACTATCATAAAAATTATGCAATGCTTTTTGTATTAAATTAGTCTTAGTACGAACAGTACTATTTCTTAATTTTTGTTTATTACCAACATAAGATTTACCCCTAACATTTCCAATATTATTTAAAAAGAAATAGGTAAAACTATATTTTTAACATAACAAGCATAAAAAATCTTTTTAACATAAAAATCTTGTTGAATATCCATATATAAAACTCCGTAATTCTAATTTTAAAAACTAATTTTATACATTTTAATAATAAGAGAATTTTAGCACAAAAAATTATAAAAGCAAACACAAAACAAAAACGTTACTTAATTTAAATTGCTTTTATGTGTTTTAACATTAGTATAAAGGATTATCACTTAATAATCAATATGTAAATTCAATAATTTAAAAATATTTATTTGGGTATTTATTATATATTTGTTACAATTATTAAGCATTTATGAAAAGTATTAAGGAGTAATAAAATGACAGAAAAAAAACGCATTGTTGTTGGTATGAGTGGTGGTGTTGATTCATCAGTAACAGCAGCACTTTTACAAGCAGAAGGCCATGAAGTTATTGGTCTTTTTATGCGTAATTGAGATTCACTTTTAAATAATGATTTACAAGGTAACAATAATCAAGATATTTGTCCACAAGAACAAGATTATCTTGATGCTTTAGCTGTTTGCCAAAAATTAAATATTAAATTAGAAAGAATTGATTTTGTTAAGGAATATTGAGATAATGTTTTTACTTATTTTCTTGAAGAATTTAAAAAAAGTCGTACTCCTAATCCCGATATTCTATGTAACAAATATATTAAATTCGATGCTTTTTTAAAATATGCACAAAAAAATTTACAAGCAGATTATATTGCAATGGGGCACTATGCACGAATTAA
This genomic window contains:
- a CDS encoding rolling circle replication-associated protein, with the translated sequence MHNFYDSKILSFVTLTYKDNVQDIKKAKKDIRMFFLKLKKWWNDSKRFQKLGELKYFYVYEYQSRGAIHFHIIFNRKVYKSLLAECWSHGFNDLKVVKKGTNEFVIKYLGKYVTKSLDDVKSLNQTDVGVKAYAFSRNCKNPIVVRGIKKMTIQDIIKASFNATNVFYFKTQRDSNGDTVMIGGIIESTVINDYFKEYEDYEKYVYLSALSHKHYLRTSEIGYLIQKNKDVLTWVDKVFGNKVEKIDFKKRVLH